CGCGCCCGCGACCGTGCCCTTGGCCGGCAGGGCGGCCGGGTGGTCGTCGGGAACCAGCCCGTAGAGGAACCGGCTGCGGCGCCGCGGCCTGCCGCCCCCGCCGACCGAGCGGACGAGCGCCCAGGACAACCAGAGGTGCTCGCGGGCCCGGGTGACGCCGACGTAGAAGAGCCTGCGCTCCTCCTCGATCCCTTCGGAGCTCCCCGAACCGTCGGAGATCGCGTGCTGGATCGGCAGGGTGCCCTCGGTCAGGCCGACCAGGAACACCGCGTCCCACTCCAGGCCCTTCGCCGCGTGCAGCGACGCGAGGGTCACGCCCTCCACGGTCGGCGGGTGCTGCGCCTCCGCCCGCAGCACCAGCTCGGCGACGAAGCGGGGCAGGTCGGCGTCCTCGACGGTCGCGGCGAACTCCTCGGCCAGCTCGACGAGCGCCAGCAGCGACTCCCACTTCTCCCGCATCGCGCCACCGGTCGGCGGCTCGTCGGTGAGGCCGATGGTCGAGAGCAGCTTGCGCACCACGTCCGGCAGCGTGTTCGCGCCGACCTCCAGGTCGCCGTTGGACCGCAGCACGTGCATGGCCTGGCGGACCTCGGGCCGGTGGAAGAACCGCTCCCCGCCGCGCACCTGGTACGGGATCTCGGCCTCGGTGAGCGCCTGCTCGTAGACCTCCGACTGCGCGTTGACGCGGTAGAGCACGGCGATCTCGCTCGCCGAGACGCCGGCGGCGAGCAGTTTGCCGATCCGCCGGACGACCGCCCGCGCCTCGGCGTTCTCGTCGTCGAACTCGGCGAAGTGCGGCTGCGGCCCGTCCGGGCGCTGGCCGATCAGCTGCAGCCGCGAGCCCGCCGGGCGCCCGCGCGCGGCTCCGATGACCTTGTTGGCCAGCGCGACGACCTGCGGGGTGGAGCGGTAGTCGCGTTCGAGCCGGACCACGACCGCCTCGGGGAAGCGCTTGGAGAAGTCCAGCAGCGGGCGCGGGGATGCGCCCGCGAAGGAGTAGATCGTCTGGTTCGCGTCGCCGACCACCGTGAGGTCGTCGCGGTTGCCCAGCCAGGCGTCGAGCACGCGCTGCTGGAGCGGGGTGACGTCCTGGTACTCGTCGACCACGAAGCAGCGGTAGCGGTCGCGGAACTCCGCGGCGACGTCGTTGTGCTCCTCCAGCGCCGCCGCGGTGTGCAGCAGCAGGTCGTCGAAGTCCAGCGACCGCGCACGGGTCTTCAGCGTCTCGTAGCCCGAGTAGACGGCGGCGACCTGCTCGGCGGGGCCGGGGATGTCATGGCCGATCTTCGCGGTCGCCGTGCCGTAGTCGTCCGGGGTGATCAGCGACGCCTTGGCCCACTCGATCTCGCTCGCGAAGTCGCGCAGGGACTCGCGGTCGGTCGGCGCGCCCGCGCGCTGGGCCGCCTGGCCGACGAGCCGGAGCTTGCCGTCCAGCAGCTCCCAGGGCGCGTCGCCGACCACCCTCGGCCAGAAGTAGCGCAGCTGGCGCAACGCCGCGGCGTGAAAGGTCCGGGCCTGCGCGCCCTGCACGCCGAGCGCGCGCAGGCGGGTGCGCATCTCGCCCGCGGCGCGTGCGGTGAAGGTGACCGCGAGGACCTGGCCCGCGGCGACGTGACCGTTGTTGACCAGGTGCGCGATGCGGCGGGTGATCGTCCGCGTCTTGCCGGTGCCCGCTCCCGCGAGCACGCAGACCGGGCCGCGCGGCGCGTGCACCGCTGCCCGCTGCTCCGGATCGAGCCCCTCCGTCAGTCCCGCTTCGCGTTCCGAGTCACCCACCGCCCCATACTCGCAGAGGCCGCGCGCCCGGTGGACGCGCGGCACGGCGAGGGCGGTTCTTGTTTCACAGGCGGACGTTCGCCCACGCGGCGAGCATCCGGTGGGCGATCGAGCTCGCGCCGGGCAGGCCCAGGCCCGGGATCGCCCCGCCCGCGGCGAAGGCGGCGCGGACCTCGTCCCGGTGCACCCACTTGGCGTGCTCGATCTCGTCCTCGGCGAGGACGAGCGGGGCGTCGCGGTCGGCGAGGGCGGAGAAGCCCACCATCAGCGAGCGCGGGAACGGCCACGGCTGGCTGCCCAGGTAACGAACGGTGCGGACGGCGACGCCGACCTCTTCACCGACCTCGCGCTCCACGCACGCCTCCAGCGACTCACCGACCTCCACGAAACCGGCCAGCACCGAATACCGCTCGGCGGGCCAGACGGGCTGGCGCGCGAGCAGCACGTGCGAGTCGCCGTCGTGCACGAGGCAGATCACCGCGGGATCCGTGCGCGGGTACTCCTCGCGCTCGCAG
The window above is part of the Allokutzneria albata genome. Proteins encoded here:
- a CDS encoding ATP-dependent DNA helicase UvrD2 translates to MGDSEREAGLTEGLDPEQRAAVHAPRGPVCVLAGAGTGKTRTITRRIAHLVNNGHVAAGQVLAVTFTARAAGEMRTRLRALGVQGAQARTFHAAALRQLRYFWPRVVGDAPWELLDGKLRLVGQAAQRAGAPTDRESLRDFASEIEWAKASLITPDDYGTATAKIGHDIPGPAEQVAAVYSGYETLKTRARSLDFDDLLLHTAAALEEHNDVAAEFRDRYRCFVVDEYQDVTPLQQRVLDAWLGNRDDLTVVGDANQTIYSFAGASPRPLLDFSKRFPEAVVVRLERDYRSTPQVVALANKVIGAARGRPAGSRLQLIGQRPDGPQPHFAEFDDENAEARAVVRRIGKLLAAGVSASEIAVLYRVNAQSEVYEQALTEAEIPYQVRGGERFFHRPEVRQAMHVLRSNGDLEVGANTLPDVVRKLLSTIGLTDEPPTGGAMREKWESLLALVELAEEFAATVEDADLPRFVAELVLRAEAQHPPTVEGVTLASLHAAKGLEWDAVFLVGLTEGTLPIQHAISDGSGSSEGIEEERRLFYVGVTRAREHLWLSWALVRSVGGGGRPRRRSRFLYGLVPDDHPAALPAKGTVAGASSLRRDAAKPVCRTCAGPLIGSVAVKLGRCASCPSDVDEHLLARLKVWRADRAKQLRVPAYVVFTDATLMAIAEQRPTTVAALVGISGIGASKLDKYGSDVLDLVHAGGSGGTAESLHRASEDELD
- the nudC gene encoding NAD(+) diphosphatase, with the translated sequence MTDFALDGLPALSRSTVDRADALRDNAELLAKGWKEARLVVIDERGRARLVDDVLQFGRTGDLGDAPVDGAVFLGVQDEVAYWAVRGPGADDWQDLRMCGALLSDTDAGLMTAAVGLLAWHDLSNFCARCGSPTKAVRAGWARQCTGCEREEYPRTDPAVICLVHDGDSHVLLARQPVWPAERYSVLAGFVEVGESLEACVEREVGEEVGVAVRTVRYLGSQPWPFPRSLMVGFSALADRDAPLVLAEDEIEHAKWVHRDEVRAAFAAGGAIPGLGLPGASSIAHRMLAAWANVRL